ttgacaaaaataatttttatggaagtaaagtctaaaaataaagagaaaacgTAATGCATTTAATATATGGGATATCCACAATAAACAAGAACAAAACATATGATATTCTTAATTATGGCAACTAGATCTTACACAGAAGTagaaaaactaacaaaagaaagaaagtaaataaattgggcCTACCActtaaaattgcaattgaataattaGGACACCTTtgtctttttaatgaaaatgggGTACTCTACTCCTACTCTAACTCCCACTCTTAGATTTTTGCCCTGCCTCATTGCAAGGCATGGAAGTCAAAGCCCATACCTGAAACTAAATTATCCCCACCCGAACCTCCTTGAGAATGTTGGAATTTGAACCTCCCACCTCTCCCTTCCCATATGGGAATGATGGCCATTGTGGTACATTTAGCCACATAAGGGATGGAAATAGTGCCACGCAAAAGTTTTCATGTAATTTATAgctaaaaaatggaaattttccaattttttcatttccaaatttgttaataaaaatacatttggtaaaGTTTTGATTACTGTGTTTGAAAATGAACACACTTAACCTTGGaaaatttaattacactttgtATGCTTTAGATCTTGTATACATGACTAGTATCAGGCTCATTCATTGCAATGGAATTTTCCGCATTAAACTTATACGGTAGATttctaaacaaaataaaaaataaaaaaattaacaaagatcatgatttttttataaataggtATTGAATCATGAATTAGTTTTGTGGGACTTTCTAAGTTTCATAAATCGACAATGCGTTTTCAGTGAATTTCAATTTGTAGTTGGCATTGATCTAATCCGCGAAGTCATTTATACATAATAAGCACGTTTTGTTACTCTCTGGAAGTAAAAGAGTATTTCTTTTGGGCTTTCTCAATTGAAGACAttgttcaaattttaaaaacatgaaaatattgtCCGTAAGTAAAAGAGTATGCTGTGAAATTCAAAGTGATTTGGactaaaaaaagtcaaaatgcattaaacacaaggtttataaaaaactaaaactaaaaGCTCAAAGAGACAAACCTCTAGTTGTTTTGCGATCAACTTGGGGAGCTTTATAAGTTGCCATGCCTCCTGTAGTCCCTTTTTCGTGGAACTCTTTGTTACCAAAAATTCAACGAATAttcaaaccaaaaaataaaaataaaatcaatgaataTAAATAACCTAATTAATTTTACTCTATATGCTCTAGATCATGTATACATTATTGGGCTCATTCATCACATGGAATTTTTTGCATGAAACTTAGATGGTAAAATtttaagcaaaaagaaaaaaaaatcaacgttGAACTTAGcaaagatcatgatttttttttttttggtatcaaattaggaattagttttGTGGGACCTTCTAGGTTCCATATGTTGGATGATCTGTTTTTATTGAGCTTTTATTTGTTGTTGTCATTGATCTTATCCAAGATatcattcataaattatgaGCGTGTTCTTTTACTCTTTGAAAGTATAAAAGTATGTCTTTTTGgactttttaaattataattcaagatttatatcaaaaaatatatataattcaagatattattcagattttaaaatttatgaaaatattttatttaaaattatatgcAGTATTTGTATGCTTTGAAGCTTAAAATGTTCTAgattgaaaagtcaaaatccatgaaacacaagatttatgaaAACTAAAAGTTCAAAGTGACAAACCTCTGGTTGTTTTGCAACCGTCTTGGGAAGCTTTACCAATTGCCATGCCTTGTGAATTCCCTTCTTCGTGAACTTCTTTGTTACCATAAAGAAAAACGAATATAATCAACCTCAGAAAAGTTAATTAAACTTTGTATGCTTTATACCATGCATACTAGCTCAATCATTGcatggaatttcttttttcattaaaCTTAGAtggtaaaattttaaagaaaaacaattaacCTTAAACTTAACAAAGATCATGACTATCTTTTCGAGATAGAAATTGTGTTATGAATTAGTGGGACGTTCTAGCTTTCATATAGTGGACAATGCGATTTTACTAAGCTTTTGTCTCATTGCCATTGATCTTATCCATGATATCGTTAAGTAAATTGTGAGCACATTTtgtgcaaaaataaataaattatgagcacattcttttactttttggaaataaaaagttttttttttttgggctttctcaattataattcaagatactattcatatataaaaatttataaaaattttatttctcaatttatatGTCAGCATATGTATGCTCTAAAACTTGAAGTATTTGGGattgaaaaagttaaaatgCCTGAAACCCAAGatttatgaaaaacaaaaactaaaagttCAAACTGACAAACCTTTGCTTGTTTTGCAACTGTCTTGGCAAGCTTGATCAGTTGCCATGGCCATTGAACTCAAGTCTATGCAAAACTCTTTGTTACCTAAAGGAGAAATGGACATAAAtaactttagaaaaattaattgcacTTTGTATGCTTTGGATCATGCATACATGAGTAGTATCATGCACATTCGGTGCCTGGAATTTTCTGTATTAAACTTagatggtaaatttttttttttaaaaattcatgttaaACTTAATAGAGATATGAGTTATTTTTGAGATCTCGGTGCCATTACTCTTATTTGCGATATCGttcgtaaattaattttatacaaaaatttatgtatcTTCATAATTCCACATGATAACTATAACAGAActatacataaataaaaaattatgaatttatttaatcatatcgattttatcaattaataaaattaataaataagtaGCCATCTATACAATATATAAGTTTACCACATTCATAGAAATGCAttgcatggatttttttttcttaaataagtgtATCGTTTAACTTTATTGGATAGACATAATGGTTGGGAAAAAGAATTGATCTAATTTTTCTTAGAAAACCCATGTCATCTTTCTTGTATTTGTGGCAAGAACGTACAGCCATGCATGTATATTGCACTATGTGTtagtgaattttcttttctaatgttATCTTAAACTTTGTCATGATAGTGACAACCACTTTTATTGAGAAGttatttttcactcaaaacgatggtaatatttatttttgggagATGACTGTTGTAAATTGACTGGTTTGGGGATCATGTGTTAAATGATTAGTATCGTGCGGTCTCTTAAAGATAAGTAACTAACTCTGTAGAACCGGTTTGTTTTGCCCTGATGAAATTGCTTTGTATGACATTGTGTGTGCTTACAGTTCACATGAAAGGAATAGTTACACCCATGGGCTCAacaaaaatgaatcacttagtgggaaaagtgtcaaaaaagtcctaaatttattgtgtttgtgtcaatttagtgcTAAATATTTTGGCTTAGAgctaatttagtcttttttGGTAACTTTGATCGGATTTTACTGATGTGGGCGCCGGTTAGCTAACATGGTACTGCCGATATTGATGTTACTgacgttgacaacttttaacaatttttttttaatttttaattttctttttgcttttctttttattttcttctcctcctcctcgctccaACCGATTTTGAACCTTGGCAACTAGCCAAAGGTGAGGGCCGGCAAGGTTGAGATTGACCTTACTGGCCACTAGCGAGGGTTAAGCCCTCACCAGAGGCAGTAAGGATGGCCTCACCGGCCATCGATGAGGCCTGACCTCACTAGATCAAGTAAGGTCAAGCCTCATTCAGCCACTAGTAAGGGCTTGAGCCCTCGTAGGCATGACCTCACGGCCTCTAGCGACTACTCTAGctttgccaaatctagcaaggccgagcctcgcccatgaccgacgagggcaagcctcaccaatgGTCAGTGAGGCTTGCCAAAGGCCAACAACATCAACCTTGCCGACCCTCACCTTTGGCCAATCACAGCAgtggaagaaggaggagaaggaaaaaaagaaaaagaaaaaactctataaaaaattattaaaagttatcctaAGTCAGCGAACCAACGTCCATATCAgcaatatttggccaaaattagccataatgattgaattagcactaggttaaaagatttaagattaaattggtaccaataaaaaatttaggactaaatggATACTATACAGTAGATTTGggacttttctaacacttttccCTCAATTAGCTATATtagcttttgcatttttagtatgaggaaattatatttatacGACCTCGGTAGGTTGAGAAATCTCACTTGTAGTCCTTATCTTTCGCTTGGTTATGAGTCCAGTCCTCATACAGTTCTATGGCGACAATTTAAATCACTTTGTTAAAATTACCGGGACAAAGAATTTTGCATCCCCTAATAATTTGGAAGTAAGccttttttcaaaaagaaaaatttttcTGATGATTTAGTTGGACTTTCCAAATTATTTAACATCAAGCAATGTCTTTTTAGGATACGTACTTGAGTCCAATGCATGATTTTAGGTACCCTAGACTCAAATTAAGAGCACAACTATAATTGTATGAGTTTCAGTGTAATCAAATCGACATTTTTGCCTCGAATCAGCTCATCGGTTTACGAAAATGTTTTAGGGAAATTTGCTCCTTATTTCAacttccattttcttgaaaagatgGTTGGAGTGTGAAGAGTAAGAGCTGTCAACACTCTACAGGAATGAAAGTTATAGAAGCATGTTTGGTATAGTTGTTTAAAGCAAATCTCGTAAAAATACTGTCAATTTTGGTCGTTTTGAGTTTTAAAGTTCAAATGTTGAAAACACGACAACCAAAATTTCTACCAAACGTATTCTCATTAAAAACTTGTGGAAAGGAAAACaggaaattggaaaattttctcagGCCAAAGACACCCTCAAGTTCGGCACAAATTATTCTCCTTTcacactttttccttttttacgaAGGTTTTCTTTATAAAGTGTCGGGATACTTgttaagtaataaataaataaaaatgttgccATTTTATATTAACCCCCAAAAAGCGactcttttccaatttttccatcaCCCTTTGGGATGAAATcagaacaaagaaaggaaagaacagAACATACCTGGCGATGGTTTCGGAATCGAACTGTCTTGGATATCCATGAAGGTTTCCTTGCCGTGCGGCGAGCAGGAAAAACTCTAAAGCGGAGAAGTAATTTCAAGGGGATGAAAGTCGAAGTTGTTTTCTGCTCGCATGggtcttctctttttataatcGACCTGGGGATGGAGCCAAAGTTCCAGCTGTAAAGACGATGTACCCTCCTCTTTTCCCGAATGACGGCCACATGTCCAAATTTTATGACATCagaaattttatgaaaattcctatttattttttcttttcttccaccaTTCCCTTTTTGCAAAAACATATTTCCATATATTTTTGTTCAGTGTGCCGGCGGTGCAAAAGTAATGACAaatattacaatttttatgTTTAGCATGTAGATTTAAGATTTGTGTTCCTATTCTGAGACTGCTTGTATAAAAAAAGACTTTTACATCAACAGTGTACATaatataaatcatattttaatGGACTTTTATCATGTTGGCAATGTGAAATTTTCTTGACACAAATAGATTTTacataatcaaaataattaatttttatttttaacataTAACTTATACGgcaaatagatttgtatttcCTTTCTcgattgtatatatatatacttttacaatgatgatacatgtgatatAAATATCCTTAATTTTTGTATTCGTAGTCGTTATTCATACTTTATGAACAACATGAGGAAAATCATTATCTTCactacttttttttcttaacttttatttttattgccaactcaaaaaaatcatttcaacatAATTTGAGCCTCGAATTGTGCTAATGTGTTATTCTCacaaaagaaatacattgaCATCTTTTATTTTACCTCATAAGGTGAGAATATTTTCATCCTCATTTAATAAAATCATCATATACTTTTAGTTAATGTAAGTATTCCCATAAtcttaatttcagaattttttttttctaaaaatagaataattggAATGGCTAAATAAATCTATTCACATTAGACCTAAGTTAACTGAATATGGAATTTatgcttatttttaaaaagtactgAAAATGGGGAGACAAAAATTTTTTACGGAAAGTTAATCGATTAAATTAGCTCATATATACGTTTTTCCATGTACCGTGGGAGGGCACACGGGCAAGTCTGAAAATTTGCAATTCCTTATAAAATTATTGAGGACCCTTCTCGAATTGTACACATGTCactggagaagaaagaagaggagattTAGAAAATTATTGGAGAGTGCGTACAGGAGTCGACTCTTTTAGCCAACTCTTATTGGATTTCTGACGGAGGTTTATTTTATACAACGCATGCTAGGGGCATTATAGACTTTGTCATGACCTAATAATGTAGAGCACCTTTAGGATGCTTTAAAGACTGGCTCGATGTAATGCCTGGCAGCATTATAGACTTTGCAGGATGCTTTGCAAACTGGTTTGATGTAATGTCTGGCAGCATTATAGACTTTGGTCGTGTGAATTTATTCTATTAGTCGTATGAATTTATTCGATTGGTCATGTGAATTTATTCAGTTGATCAGAATTTATTCGGTTGATCATGTGAATTTATTCAGTTGGTCGTGTGAATTTATTCGATCACGATTGTGAACTCGCCTAAACTCGTACTTCGTGTGACAGCGAGAATTGTCGTGATTCACATTTATACGTGTAATATATCTTGAAAAGGAGGTCAGATGTGAATAACAAAGCCATCACTATTAACTATAAAACCCTTATACACATATATACAATGTATTTAAATGATAGCCTACATCACtaaaatttcatgtgaaatgaaaatatgaaaaattgtaCCGAAAATCGTTATAATCAATGCTATGAGgacatttaaaaatgaaattgataagGGGACTAAAATTATTGTCGGAACAAAATATAGGTATCAAActcaaaaattcctaaaagtatGAGGATTGTAAGTGTAATTGTGTTTAGAAGCTCGTAGGCATACGTACCACGTGTCGATACTTGGTGTTGATCAAGCATATTTCGTCCatttttgaataaaagattGTTGCCATAGGAAGACTAACTTGCAGAATAAAttgtaatgaaatatttttatgtgACCAAAACCAAATGTTGGGTAATGATGCggatgatttttgcaatttccaCTATTTGATTTAGGGCAATGCATCATAAATAGAAATCCATCATCATATATCCAAAAGAAGTTCTTCAGAACTGTTGAATTCACGACATCAACCATTACATAGACCTGATCtcctacaataaatttaagagacGAGGGCCTATAGCTATCACGGTTTGATCAAGTGGATCTATACAGTTGGATTGATTAGGCTAGGATCGACATTCTCTACCTTTAGATCATGAGAAATCAACGGCTGCGATTTgagccatttttcttttataagtgagcaaAACCCTGTTTCAGTCTCGTAGGACTTTCTCCGTACATcgccctcctctctctctcccttgccGCTGCCCTGTTCTCCCGGCGACCGTTCGTGTCCCCTGTCGCCAGTGCTCGCCTATGTTCACTGTTCAGTACACCTTCACCCAGCTAAGGCCCGTTCGCTCCCATCTCGCGGTTCCCTCGCTTGTTGACTGACCAGCCGGTTGTGCTGAAAGGGCAAAGTtccctgtttctttttttcttttccctatcTACTGTAGTGCCCGGCGTACGTCTCCTTGGCGGGCAGCGCCACATGTCCACTGCCACCAGATTCTCCTCTCTTGTCAGCTGAACGCGCTCCTCACCTTGGGCGGTGACCGCTCCGTGTCGCCGTTTGCCGCTGCCCGCTCGCTGCTGGTCGGTCAGTCGGTCAGTAGCACTAGGGGCCGTCTCATCCTCAT
The sequence above is drawn from the Eucalyptus grandis isolate ANBG69807.140 chromosome 11, ASM1654582v1, whole genome shotgun sequence genome and encodes:
- the LOC120289986 gene encoding uncharacterized protein LOC120289986; this translates as MAMATDQACQDSCKTSKEVHEEGNSQGMAIGKASQDGCKTTREFHEKGTTGGMATYKAPQVDRKTTREVHSDVDPKGTASDKASHGGPGHRRKKLKIIQKRGGLGPLKGLPLRSFSSHFS